In a genomic window of Coriobacteriia bacterium:
- a CDS encoding aspartate kinase, with product MSVVVAKFGGTSVANPERIRSVAQRIVSRKRAGDSVVAVVSAMGKTTDDLVALASSISESPDPREMDTLLSTGEMVSMSLLAMAVAELGEEAISLSGRQIGLITDSVHGKASIREIHADRIRVALSEGRIVIVAGFQGIDAAGDITTLGRGGSDTTAVAIAAGIKADVCEIYTDVAGVYTADPRIVPRACKIDQISYEEMLEMAAGGAGVLHKRCIEFARNFGVVIHCRSSFSDEPGTIVKEYDPTMEKAIVSGVAHDLSEAKFTIRDVPDTTGVAARVFGAMADANLGVDMIIQNLSENGHTDITFTSPRADIEKTTEVMDRIVRELGARELLITEEVAKVSIIGAGMKVNSGVAAQMFRTLAEGGINITMISTSDIRTSVVIPAESAEEAVRLLHTAFGLDGAKVFEETQLSAEELAAKAKKGR from the coding sequence ATGTCTGTAGTTGTTGCAAAATTCGGCGGAACTTCCGTCGCGAACCCTGAGCGCATCAGGAGCGTCGCGCAGCGCATCGTCAGCCGCAAGCGTGCTGGCGATAGCGTTGTTGCCGTCGTGTCTGCCATGGGCAAGACGACCGACGACCTCGTGGCGCTTGCCAGCTCCATCTCCGAGTCACCCGACCCGCGCGAGATGGACACGCTGCTCTCCACGGGCGAGATGGTCTCGATGTCGCTTTTGGCCATGGCCGTCGCCGAGCTTGGCGAGGAGGCCATCAGCCTCTCCGGCCGTCAGATTGGCCTTATCACCGATAGCGTGCACGGCAAGGCATCGATTCGCGAGATTCACGCCGATCGCATCCGCGTGGCACTTTCCGAAGGCCGCATCGTCATCGTTGCCGGCTTCCAGGGTATCGATGCTGCCGGCGATATCACGACGCTCGGTCGTGGTGGCTCGGACACCACGGCGGTCGCCATCGCGGCAGGCATCAAGGCAGACGTTTGCGAGATTTACACGGACGTTGCCGGCGTTTACACGGCCGATCCGCGCATCGTTCCGCGTGCCTGCAAGATTGACCAGATCAGCTACGAGGAAATGCTCGAGATGGCCGCGGGCGGCGCGGGCGTGTTGCACAAGCGCTGCATCGAGTTCGCGCGTAATTTTGGCGTGGTGATACATTGCCGCTCGTCATTCAGCGATGAGCCGGGCACGATAGTGAAGGAGTATGACCCCACTATGGAAAAGGCTATTGTCAGCGGCGTCGCACACGACCTTTCGGAAGCCAAGTTCACGATTCGTGACGTGCCTGACACCACGGGCGTAGCCGCCAGGGTCTTTGGGGCCATGGCCGATGCCAATCTCGGTGTCGACATGATCATTCAGAACCTCTCCGAGAACGGGCACACCGACATCACCTTCACAAGTCCGCGCGCCGATATCGAGAAGACGACCGAGGTCATGGATCGCATCGTGCGCGAACTCGGCGCACGCGAGCTTCTCATTACCGAGGAAGTCGCGAAGGTCTCCATCATCGGTGCGGGCATGAAGGTCAACTCGGGCGTCGCGGCGCAGATGTTCCGCACGCTTGCCGAGGGCGGTATCAACATCACGATGATTTCGACCTCTGACATCCGCACGAGCGTCGTCATTCCGGCCGAGAGCGCCGAGGAGGCAGTGCGCTTGCTGCACACGGCGTTCGGTCTCGACGGCGCCAAGGTGTTCGAGGAGACGCAGCTCTCTGCCGAGGAGCTTGCCGCCAAAGCCAAGAAGGGCCGCTAG
- a CDS encoding glucose-6-phosphate isomerase — protein MAFIDSSELGHCPTAQLLIENEVPSRIAAKDGSAFNFSAEVADYAATRLGWTTLASKPPSDPSEIAIIAQQARGEGLDAVVLIGQGGSTQAPQTVTKLYSLEVTDEVPFKTMDALSPVYVNHILGSSDPARTLYIVSSKSGTTLEPTVLSHVCWKYVCAHLGAERAGSRFIAITDPDTELEHVARKNHWRAIIHGEPDVGGRYSALSAFGLLPMAAIGIDIERMLEDAVPMEKLCASDSPENPAIWLAAFLYDNLKAGRDKFSLLMPPSKQVFGLWVEQLVAESLGKAGVGILPNVEVDAGILSDPHHDRCAILCNMDSDEAFEHARTCVHPDIPVFRLDIPDSTAMTRYFLIWEYAVAFCGWLMQINPFDQPDVESTKAATRQILYNQGGHFDVPEDVWGKPAYEEFELGSCNYADRVYVSSALLDAFDGSHENIDANAALRMLFCSIKDDDYFSLNAFLPFKGVGRRETLEKVRHRAADRLDVCSCLEIGPRYLHSTGQMHKGGPNTGVFLVVSADEPFDITVPHEDFTLGDVANAEALGDFSALASRGRRAIYIHLKDNDDKYLSSFANDACSAISAAYALRTR, from the coding sequence ATGGCATTTATCGATAGTTCTGAGCTGGGGCACTGCCCAACCGCCCAGCTTCTCATCGAGAATGAAGTTCCCTCCCGCATCGCAGCAAAAGATGGCTCTGCCTTCAACTTCTCCGCAGAAGTCGCGGATTATGCGGCAACCCGTCTTGGCTGGACCACATTGGCAAGCAAACCGCCGAGCGATCCGTCAGAGATAGCCATCATCGCGCAGCAGGCGCGAGGCGAAGGTCTCGACGCCGTCGTCCTCATCGGTCAGGGTGGCTCGACGCAAGCCCCGCAGACGGTCACCAAGCTCTACAGCCTCGAGGTCACTGACGAGGTTCCGTTCAAGACGATGGACGCCCTCTCGCCGGTCTACGTCAATCACATCCTCGGATCGTCGGATCCGGCACGCACGCTCTATATCGTGTCGAGCAAGTCGGGAACCACGCTCGAGCCAACCGTGCTCTCGCACGTGTGCTGGAAGTACGTCTGCGCTCACCTGGGTGCCGAGCGCGCCGGCTCGCGCTTTATCGCAATCACCGACCCGGACACCGAGCTCGAGCATGTTGCTCGCAAGAATCATTGGCGTGCCATCATCCACGGCGAACCCGACGTGGGCGGCCGCTATTCCGCGCTCTCGGCTTTTGGCCTGCTCCCCATGGCGGCCATCGGCATCGACATCGAGCGCATGCTCGAGGACGCCGTCCCCATGGAGAAGCTCTGCGCCTCGGATTCGCCCGAAAACCCGGCAATCTGGCTCGCGGCTTTCCTCTACGACAACCTCAAGGCCGGTCGTGACAAGTTCTCGCTGCTCATGCCGCCGAGCAAGCAGGTCTTCGGCCTCTGGGTCGAGCAGCTCGTTGCCGAGTCTCTTGGCAAGGCAGGCGTTGGCATATTGCCCAACGTCGAAGTCGACGCGGGCATCCTTTCCGACCCGCACCACGATCGCTGCGCCATCCTCTGCAACATGGACAGCGATGAGGCATTCGAGCATGCTCGCACCTGCGTGCACCCGGATATCCCGGTCTTCCGTCTGGATATCCCCGATAGCACGGCCATGACGCGTTACTTTCTCATCTGGGAGTATGCCGTCGCCTTCTGTGGCTGGCTCATGCAAATCAACCCCTTCGACCAACCTGACGTCGAGAGCACCAAGGCGGCAACGCGCCAGATCCTCTACAACCAGGGCGGTCACTTCGATGTCCCGGAAGATGTCTGGGGCAAGCCCGCTTACGAAGAGTTCGAACTTGGCTCCTGCAACTACGCCGATCGCGTTTACGTGAGCTCCGCGCTTCTCGATGCATTCGACGGCTCACATGAGAACATCGATGCAAACGCCGCGTTGCGCATGCTGTTCTGCTCGATCAAGGATGATGATTATTTCAGTCTCAACGCGTTTCTGCCCTTCAAGGGTGTCGGGCGCCGCGAGACGCTTGAGAAGGTACGCCACCGCGCAGCCGATCGCCTTGACGTGTGCTCATGCCTCGAAATCGGCCCCCGTTATCTGCACTCCACCGGCCAGATGCACAAAGGCGGCCCCAACACAGGTGTCTTCCTTGTCGTCAGTGCCGACGAGCCCTTCGACATCACGGTACCCCATGAGGACTTTACACTCGGCGACGTGGCAAACGCCGAAGCACTCGGCGATTTCTCGGCACTGGCAAGCCGTGGCCGCCGTGCCATCTACATTCATCTGAAGGATAACGACGACAAGTACCTATCATCGTTTGCCAACGATGCTTGTTCGGCTATCTCAGCTGCCTACGCCCTGCGGACGCGCTAG
- a CDS encoding 4-(cytidine 5'-diphospho)-2-C-methyl-D-erythritol kinase: MGNPQSEALVLEARAKVNLCLAISYPPVDGYHSLRSVFQELDLHDVVRVHIEPGIASQALQTQAGTHVLLTCDVDGLDPPDNLVFRAIDAAEQACGPVAVASDATLVIEVEKHIPAGGGLGGGSSDAAATLKAYAQLADIPVHDERLVAVARVLGADVAFFLYGGCALMGGRGDLFECALPPLAAPIVLMGSNDGLSTAAVYRAFDDDPVPAPDADALAQALRMATDDTAAIAALCANNLGPAACAADPRIQQRLHMAHGHPDVLNALVSGSGSTSFAICADEAGAQRFAHDIAPVCDWVRICRVPRIAA; the protein is encoded by the coding sequence ATGGGCAATCCGCAATCAGAGGCGTTGGTGCTTGAGGCTCGCGCCAAGGTCAATCTGTGTCTCGCGATATCCTATCCGCCAGTCGATGGCTACCATTCGCTGCGCTCCGTCTTCCAGGAGCTCGATTTGCACGATGTCGTGCGCGTTCATATCGAGCCTGGTATTGCTTCGCAGGCGCTGCAAACGCAGGCGGGAACGCATGTGCTGTTGACATGCGACGTCGACGGCCTCGATCCGCCTGATAACCTCGTCTTTCGCGCCATCGACGCAGCCGAGCAAGCTTGCGGGCCTGTGGCAGTCGCTTCCGATGCCACGCTCGTCATCGAGGTCGAGAAGCATATCCCAGCAGGTGGCGGGCTCGGCGGTGGCTCGAGCGATGCGGCTGCGACGCTCAAGGCGTACGCGCAACTCGCGGACATTCCCGTGCACGATGAGCGCCTTGTTGCGGTTGCCCGTGTTCTCGGTGCCGACGTCGCCTTCTTCCTCTACGGCGGATGCGCCCTCATGGGCGGACGCGGTGACCTGTTCGAGTGTGCGCTGCCACCGCTTGCAGCTCCCATCGTCCTCATGGGAAGCAACGATGGCCTTTCCACGGCAGCGGTGTACCGCGCCTTCGACGATGACCCCGTGCCTGCGCCCGATGCCGATGCGCTCGCCCAAGCGTTGCGTATGGCCACAGACGACACCGCCGCCATTGCCGCACTCTGCGCAAACAACCTTGGGCCCGCGGCTTGTGCGGCCGACCCGCGTATTCAGCAGCGCCTTCATATGGCACATGGGCATCCCGATGTGCTCAACGCGCTCGTCTCGGGAAGTGGATCGACGAGTTTTGCCATCTGCGCCGACGAGGCGGGTGCGCAACGTTTCGCGCATGACATCGCTCCCGTGTGCGACTGGGTTCGCATATGTCGCGTTCCCCGCATCGCCGCTTGA
- the glmU gene encoding UDP-N-acetylglucosamine diphosphorylase/glucosamine-1-phosphate N-acetyltransferase: protein MEAKALILAAGAGTRMKSNKPKVAHDMLGKPLVRWVVDAARQAGCEDVHVVIGHGREQVEPLLGDCVISYQLEMLGTGHTVMCAADKLEGFEGNVVVLCGDSPLIRPATIEALIAAHEATGSAATVLTMEPANPFGYGRIVRDESGNVCGIVEEKDCTDEQRAIRECNSGVFCFSAPTLLSHLDKLDRNNAQGEYYLTDMLALLAADGLTVSSMVVEDDDECLGVNSRSQLAAASKIAQRRINEQLMAGGITMLDPDLVWVGPDCIVENDVELLPMTMLWGSTRVSSGCVIGPNTRLTDCAIGVDNVLEEVVGIETTTETGVTVGPRAYLRPGTYLCEGAHVGTHVEIKKSTVGPDSKVPHLSYIGDATIGTDVNIGAGSITCNYDGVNKHQTVIGDFTFVGSNTMLVAPVKLGSNVVTGAASCITKDVPDGALAVERNEQKIVEEWTARHFKSKRTS from the coding sequence GTGGAAGCTAAAGCTTTGATTCTTGCAGCAGGCGCTGGAACCCGCATGAAATCCAACAAACCGAAGGTCGCCCACGATATGTTGGGCAAGCCGCTTGTGCGTTGGGTTGTGGATGCGGCACGCCAGGCTGGTTGCGAAGACGTTCACGTGGTCATTGGCCATGGTCGTGAGCAAGTCGAGCCCTTGCTCGGCGATTGCGTCATCTCGTACCAGCTCGAAATGCTCGGCACGGGTCATACGGTCATGTGCGCGGCGGACAAGCTCGAGGGCTTCGAGGGCAACGTCGTCGTGCTCTGTGGTGACTCGCCGCTTATCAGGCCGGCCACCATCGAGGCGCTCATCGCAGCGCACGAGGCCACCGGCTCTGCCGCCACGGTGCTTACGATGGAGCCCGCCAATCCCTTCGGATACGGGCGCATCGTGCGCGACGAGAGCGGCAACGTGTGCGGCATCGTCGAGGAGAAGGACTGCACGGACGAGCAGCGCGCCATCCGCGAGTGTAACTCCGGCGTCTTCTGCTTCTCCGCTCCCACGCTTCTGAGCCATCTTGACAAGCTCGATCGCAATAACGCCCAGGGCGAGTATTACCTCACGGACATGCTTGCGCTGCTGGCAGCCGATGGCCTGACCGTGTCGAGCATGGTCGTCGAGGATGACGACGAGTGCCTTGGCGTCAACTCGCGCTCGCAGCTTGCCGCCGCGAGTAAGATTGCGCAGCGCCGCATCAACGAGCAGCTCATGGCAGGTGGCATCACGATGCTCGATCCCGATCTTGTGTGGGTTGGTCCCGACTGCATTGTCGAGAACGATGTGGAGCTGCTGCCGATGACCATGCTCTGGGGCAGCACGCGCGTCTCGAGCGGTTGTGTCATCGGTCCCAACACGCGTCTCACCGACTGCGCTATCGGTGTCGATAACGTGCTCGAGGAGGTCGTGGGCATCGAGACGACCACCGAGACCGGCGTTACGGTCGGTCCCCGCGCCTACCTACGCCCCGGCACCTACCTGTGCGAGGGCGCGCATGTGGGTACGCATGTCGAGATCAAGAAGTCCACGGTGGGCCCGGACAGCAAGGTGCCGCACCTTTCCTACATCGGCGATGCGACGATCGGAACCGACGTCAATATCGGCGCTGGCTCGATTACCTGCAATTACGATGGCGTGAACAAGCATCAAACAGTTATTGGCGACTTCACGTTCGTCGGATCGAACACGATGCTCGTCGCTCCCGTCAAGCTCGGCTCCAATGTCGTGACGGGTGCCGCGAGTTGCATCACCAAGGACGTGCCCGATGGTGCACTCGCCGTCGAGCGCAACGAGCAGAAGATCGTCGAGGAGTGGACCGCGCGGCATTTCAAAAGCAAGCGCACGAGCTAA
- a CDS encoding ribose-phosphate diphosphokinase (catalyzes the formation of 5-phospho-alpha-D-ribose 1-phosphate from D-ribose 5-phosphate and ATP) has product MGKRRSRAAERKLHIFSGSVYPELADEIAGHLDVELGDITLEKFANGETYARFMESVRGEDVFLVQSISGDVNDALMELLIMTDAARRASAGRIHAVVTHYGYARQDRKAAAREPITAKLVARMLETAGIDSITTIDLHQGQIQGFFEKPVNHLTALNLFADYFEGLGLDNLCVVSPDVGRAKVAKKMSDLLNADLAIMHKGRPSHNVAEITSIIGDVEGKNCILNDDMIDTAGTICAGMKVLKDRGAKSVRVSATHPIFSGPAYERLENSVADEIVVCNTIPIPEERLTGKIKQISIAPLFAQAINNVFNNGSVSTLFDPDFAL; this is encoded by the coding sequence ATGGGAAAAAGGCGGAGCAGGGCCGCAGAGCGCAAGCTGCATATCTTCTCGGGTTCGGTGTATCCGGAGCTCGCCGATGAGATCGCAGGTCACCTTGATGTCGAGTTGGGTGATATCACGCTCGAGAAGTTCGCCAATGGCGAGACCTACGCGCGCTTCATGGAGTCCGTACGCGGCGAGGACGTCTTTCTCGTCCAGTCGATTTCGGGCGACGTCAATGATGCGCTCATGGAACTGCTCATCATGACCGATGCTGCCCGGCGTGCCAGCGCGGGAAGGATCCATGCCGTAGTCACGCACTACGGTTATGCACGTCAGGACCGCAAAGCCGCCGCACGCGAGCCGATTACCGCCAAGCTCGTCGCGCGCATGCTCGAGACGGCGGGTATCGACTCGATCACGACCATCGACTTGCACCAGGGCCAGATCCAGGGCTTCTTCGAGAAGCCGGTCAATCACCTGACGGCGCTCAACCTCTTCGCCGATTACTTCGAGGGTCTCGGGCTCGACAACCTCTGCGTCGTGAGCCCGGACGTGGGTCGCGCCAAGGTTGCCAAGAAGATGAGCGATCTGCTCAACGCCGATCTCGCCATCATGCACAAGGGCCGTCCTTCGCATAACGTGGCCGAGATTACGAGCATCATCGGTGATGTCGAGGGTAAGAACTGCATCCTCAACGATGACATGATCGACACTGCGGGTACCATTTGTGCGGGCATGAAAGTGCTCAAAGATCGCGGTGCCAAGTCTGTGCGCGTCAGTGCCACGCATCCGATTTTCTCCGGTCCCGCCTACGAGCGTCTCGAGAACTCGGTCGCCGACGAGATCGTCGTGTGCAACACGATTCCCATCCCCGAGGAGCGCCTTACCGGCAAAATCAAGCAGATTAGCATCGCTCCGCTCTTCGCGCAGGCGATTAACAACGTCTTCAATAACGGCTCGGTCTCGACCCTGTTCGACCCGGACTTCGCGCTGTAA
- a CDS encoding aminoacyl-tRNA hydrolase, producing the protein MDYRLIAGLGNPGPEYEATRHNAGFLALDLLADELGARYWKNESGALVAHVQHGDEELLLVKPQAYMNTSGGPISKLAAAYKIAPAELLVIHDEMDLDPGTIRVKVGGGHGGHNGLKSIHAKLGSDAYTRVRVGTGHPPGRKSVTDFVLQVPRGAEAESFEHAVALAADAALCAIDEGATTAMNRFN; encoded by the coding sequence ATGGACTACAGGCTCATAGCAGGTTTGGGCAATCCTGGCCCCGAGTACGAGGCCACGCGGCATAATGCTGGCTTTCTCGCACTTGACCTGCTTGCCGATGAGCTGGGGGCGCGATATTGGAAGAACGAGAGCGGTGCACTCGTCGCGCATGTGCAGCATGGCGACGAGGAGCTGTTGCTCGTCAAGCCGCAGGCGTACATGAACACGAGCGGTGGCCCCATCAGCAAGCTTGCTGCCGCGTACAAGATCGCTCCCGCCGAGTTGCTTGTCATCCACGACGAGATGGATCTCGACCCGGGGACGATACGCGTGAAGGTAGGCGGTGGCCACGGTGGCCACAACGGCCTCAAGTCGATTCATGCCAAGCTCGGGAGCGATGCATACACGCGCGTGCGCGTGGGCACGGGGCATCCGCCAGGACGTAAGTCCGTGACGGATTTCGTGCTTCAGGTGCCCAGGGGGGCCGAGGCGGAGAGCTTCGAGCATGCGGTTGCGCTTGCCGCCGATGCCGCGCTTTGCGCGATTGACGAGGGTGCGACAACGGCTATGAACAGGTTTAACTGA